A DNA window from Mesoplasma coleopterae contains the following coding sequences:
- a CDS encoding DNA methyltransferase has product MNEKDIKYNLYDENFEIVKEEYLNYSETWKNKSRIWGDQTHRLCSYVAMFPPSLANFFITKYTNENDVILDTFSGRGTTILESRLMNRKAYANDLNPFAFVLSKSKTKSFNTQEIFKRVDQLERRYQNYNKKTLKLEKDLQIYFSDKNLKQITFLKYELGKKWKDLDDIDNFILAIFLGILHGPMKKNGDSIYLSLSMSNHTSMSKKYVQKYAQDNNLKKPSFNIFDKVKNRAEKIIINSKYEKNEACVKYGNALEVDKIFPNLNPKLVITSPPYLNIINYTNQNWLKMWVLGYDNRHDNKEIGLDDSHNLLNYKNFMSKYLWKISKIISKEGKIVLVIGDVFQNGKNYSFEDIWKEIRKDFLDLYLKEIYVDKIEQNYKSTNSMGSKAGKATKVEKIYVFEKIDKLKFKD; this is encoded by the coding sequence ATGAATGAGAAAGACATAAAATATAATTTGTATGATGAAAATTTTGAAATAGTTAAAGAAGAATATTTGAATTATTCAGAAACTTGAAAAAATAAATCAAGAATTTGAGGAGATCAGACACATAGATTGTGTTCATATGTTGCAATGTTTCCTCCTTCTTTAGCAAATTTTTTTATAACTAAATATACAAATGAGAATGATGTAATTTTAGATACTTTTTCAGGTAGGGGTACAACGATATTAGAATCAAGGTTGATGAACAGAAAAGCCTATGCTAATGATTTAAACCCTTTCGCATTTGTTCTTTCAAAATCTAAGACAAAATCTTTTAATACTCAAGAAATTTTTAAAAGAGTTGATCAATTAGAAAGAAGATATCAAAATTACAATAAAAAAACTTTAAAACTAGAAAAAGATTTGCAAATTTATTTTAGTGACAAAAATTTAAAACAAATAACATTTTTGAAATATGAATTAGGAAAAAAATGAAAAGATCTTGACGATATTGATAACTTCATATTAGCAATTTTTTTAGGTATACTACATGGACCTATGAAAAAAAATGGGGATTCTATTTATTTATCATTAAGTATGAGCAACCATACATCGATGTCAAAAAAATATGTTCAAAAATATGCTCAAGATAATAATCTTAAAAAACCAAGTTTTAATATTTTTGATAAAGTGAAAAATAGAGCAGAAAAAATAATTATAAATTCTAAATATGAAAAAAATGAAGCTTGTGTTAAATATGGAAATGCATTGGAGGTTGATAAAATATTTCCTAATTTAAATCCTAAATTAGTTATAACTTCACCGCCGTATTTGAACATAATAAATTACACTAATCAAAATTGATTAAAAATGTGAGTTCTTGGATATGACAATAGACATGATAATAAAGAAATAGGTTTGGACGATAGCCATAATCTGCTCAATTATAAGAATTTTATGTCAAAGTATTTATGAAAAATTTCTAAAATCATCAGTAAAGAAGGCAAAATAGTTTTAGTTATTGGAGATGTTTTTCAAAATGGTAAAAATTATTCATTTGAAGATATATGAAAAGAAATAAGGAAAGATTTTTTAGATTTATATTTAAAAGAAATATATGTTGATAAAATTGAGCAAAATTATAAATCAACAAATTCTATGGGGTCAAAAGCAGGTAAAGCAACAAAAGTTGAAAAAATTTATGTTTTTGAAAAAATCGATAAATTAAAGTTTAAAGATTAA
- a CDS encoding DUF1700 domain-containing protein: protein MNKKTTKQMDKWLNLLSKKLSGLKTSDRKDIIENYKDLWSEELSEGKTVNEILLSLRPINEIAKELYEEFGVIKNTKSDVTKIKIVNSKSEVTSSWIKNFNNFCLKFFGFIYSITAILLSLVLFLTFVAIIIAIPVALVLAFVNYEFLVVLPLAIGVMGIGIIVAIFFFFLSSSSYSTVKAIFNKWFSKTSAVTKDKRRVWSRLMLVMIIIGGSMAGIGAVTSTVGNNSIYGSVLSGNYLNKTESEIFNLNTTIGKVLKDKESEFSKDSKVYLDFDWGLSPWTIFETKQDSELNQNQISIQKHFNFKESLGSEFKISEKPESSYWVKNNVNDNGSLYLKFHISAPWNAKFLSITPIKYEISYNFKINNTPVENIIVRF from the coding sequence ATGAATAAAAAAACAACTAAGCAAATGGATAAATGACTTAATCTTTTATCTAAAAAACTTTCTGGATTAAAAACTTCAGATCGCAAAGATATAATTGAAAACTATAAAGATTTATGAAGCGAAGAACTTTCTGAAGGTAAAACAGTAAATGAAATTCTTTTAAGTTTAAGACCTATTAATGAAATAGCTAAAGAACTTTATGAAGAATTTGGAGTTATTAAAAATACAAAATCAGATGTTACCAAAATAAAAATAGTTAATAGCAAATCTGAAGTTACTTCTTCATGAATTAAAAATTTTAATAATTTTTGTTTAAAATTCTTTGGATTTATATATTCAATAACAGCAATTTTATTATCACTTGTATTATTTCTAACTTTTGTTGCAATTATTATTGCTATTCCTGTAGCATTAGTTTTAGCATTTGTAAATTATGAATTCTTGGTGGTATTACCACTAGCGATTGGGGTCATGGGTATTGGTATAATTGTTGCAATATTCTTCTTTTTTCTAAGTAGTTCTTCTTATTCAACTGTTAAAGCAATATTTAATAAATGATTTTCTAAAACTTCTGCTGTTACAAAAGATAAAAGAAGAGTTTGAAGTAGATTAATGTTAGTAATGATAATTATTGGTGGAAGCATGGCTGGAATTGGAGCTGTCACATCAACAGTGGGTAACAATAGCATATATGGATCAGTATTATCTGGTAACTATTTAAATAAAACTGAATCTGAAATCTTTAATTTAAACACAACAATTGGTAAAGTTCTTAAAGATAAGGAATCAGAGTTTTCTAAGGATTCAAAAGTCTATCTTGATTTTGATTGAGGTTTATCTCCCTGAACAATTTTTGAAACAAAACAAGATTCTGAATTAAATCAAAATCAAATATCAATTCAAAAACATTTCAACTTTAAAGAAAGTTTAGGTAGTGAATTTAAGATATCAGAAAAGCCTGAATCAAGTTATTGAGTTAAAAACAATGTTAATGATAATGGTTCCTTATACTTAAAATTTCATATATCAGCACCTTGAAATGCTAAATTTCTTTCAATAACACCAATTAAATACGAAATATCATACAACTTTAAAATTAATAATACACCTGTTGAAAATATTATTGTAAGATTTTAG
- a CDS encoding alpha/beta hydrolase, which produces MENINYKKAKKQIRKYKYTFLKVLGTIILFPIVFIVSAILSKFFTPYLFKYPRVGIDENGQEVNNLNHYLADIKEKKLKNWELSKDQIEEFEIGPDEAKISCLILRNNSNKWVVALHGFKRNKYMGVRNAIQFYKKGYNVISFDAYAHGKTYGKYSDLGVTNSKVLNEVINWVKNNNHVDEIGVIGVSMGAATAVYWAQQYYQVNKIDWLISDCALTQPVEQIRFFLKKYFKWLPWWIASFKINWFFKKYSKTNLKDMNLQKNLNSFRDLPVLFIHGKLDSFIDYNNSIIMYCEKSKDSDNTKIKIFDDSEHSSSIVDHQEEYVLITIDFVRETMKKSLTKELEAKLFE; this is translated from the coding sequence ATGGAAAATATAAATTACAAAAAAGCAAAGAAACAAATTAGAAAATATAAGTATACTTTTTTAAAAGTTTTAGGAACAATTATCTTATTTCCTATAGTATTTATTGTTAGTGCCATACTATCAAAATTCTTTACTCCATACTTATTCAAGTATCCAAGAGTAGGAATTGATGAAAACGGACAAGAAGTTAATAATTTAAATCATTATTTGGCAGACATCAAAGAAAAGAAACTAAAAAACTGAGAACTATCAAAAGATCAAATTGAAGAATTTGAAATAGGTCCAGATGAAGCAAAAATCAGTTGCTTAATTTTGAGAAATAATTCAAATAAATGAGTTGTTGCATTACATGGATTTAAAAGAAATAAATACATGGGTGTAAGAAATGCAATTCAATTTTATAAAAAAGGATATAATGTAATATCATTTGATGCTTATGCTCATGGTAAAACATATGGTAAATATTCTGATTTAGGAGTTACTAATTCAAAGGTATTAAATGAAGTGATTAACTGAGTTAAGAATAATAATCATGTTGATGAGATAGGTGTTATTGGTGTAAGCATGGGAGCAGCAACAGCTGTTTATTGAGCACAGCAATATTATCAAGTAAATAAAATCGATTGATTAATTTCAGATTGTGCATTAACTCAACCAGTAGAACAAATTAGATTTTTCCTTAAAAAATATTTTAAGTGACTGCCTTGGTGAATTGCATCTTTTAAAATTAATTGATTTTTTAAGAAGTATTCTAAAACTAATTTAAAAGATATGAATTTACAAAAGAATTTAAATTCATTTAGAGATTTGCCTGTTTTATTTATTCATGGTAAGTTAGACTCATTCATTGACTACAATAACTCAATAATAATGTATTGTGAAAAATCAAAGGATTCTGATAATACTAAAATTAAAATATTTGACGATTCAGAGCACAGCAGTTCAATAGTTGATCATCAAGAAGAATATGTATTAATAACAATTGATTTTGTAAGAGAAACAATGAAAAAAAGTTTAACTAAAGAATTGGAAGCTAAACTTTTTGAATAA
- a CDS encoding PadR family transcriptional regulator produces MDKELKKGILEMLVLNFLSQKTFYAYELNKKLNEVVETNESTTYAIFKKLVDKGFCEHFFEESSSGPMRKCYKITSLGREQLMNQKNAWKDISDKVNSLISE; encoded by the coding sequence ATGGATAAAGAACTTAAAAAAGGTATATTGGAAATGTTGGTGCTTAACTTTCTATCGCAAAAAACCTTCTATGCTTATGAATTAAATAAAAAACTTAATGAAGTTGTTGAAACCAATGAATCAACAACTTATGCAATATTTAAGAAATTAGTTGATAAAGGATTTTGTGAACACTTCTTTGAAGAATCATCAAGTGGACCAATGAGAAAATGTTATAAGATAACTTCACTTGGTAGAGAACAGTTAATGAATCAAAAAAATGCGTGAAAAGATATTTCAGACAAAGTTAATTCTTTAATATCTGAGTAA
- a CDS encoding DEAD/DEAH box helicase family protein, with protein sequence MSEKLFTNKDEQKLLEEINNEILTSNEVYLIYPFISKSILNKIAPTFEFCAKNNIQIKIISTTFDDLAQYNNLNELKLLADKYSNIKIKIEDNLERTSERIHIKASIFKRNEKLSTAIIGSSNLTVKGMISGREWNIKLTEQNNKELINKMINEFDNLWNEDFVDFSDEFQRELLIQKIKENQQAVVQSKIELLSDNLTKKYLYKFQKEIIDKLSYRRHINKNKNLVIMATGTGKTLVSAFDYKRQTEQAKKDLKILFLAHQREIVDQAIKTYRHVLENNQFGEVMYDGSINSDKPTHLFATIQTLSTRLDKFKPDDFDIIVYDEAHHIAANTFDKVFNYFKPQQILGLTATPEREDNKDIKAYFDDEYATELRLWDAIDQKLLCPFDYYCIDDTNTNLQGVDLNSDKDIFKIVNTDSRNELLFETIKKYLGVYARPTALIFCVTVQHAINISNYLKSKNLKAEALTSQNTKDRKRILHEFSTGRINYLCVVNIFNEGVDIPEINTIILLRPTNSKTVYLQQLGRGLRKTELKNKLEVYDLISNIDNKYDITLGIRNLFNPAIRSSKSISAKEGLPYNCTINLEKHTEEIIINSMKSWYLNKNSMKSYIVEYYERFKEKALNNMLKDYDLTLIDFYNNLDNLFMPIAKQINKFKDNENNTNRNKNILKQFLFLNNHKIINYFYKRLTKQLLSNEINLDLDNLLITSCLYEITSMEKFLNVYPNYLEINDLVENFIVEHKVIVEELVMILKYKLDNETLIFENEYETGLNVSSTYTVKQVLSLVNRTNFLHYRTEMKVLTFQAGFLTFDNSKQIILADEESKNYGKKTKHDDINNLFYWSLPEKMTIKNKIIKDFENENIKKYLFIQDRQNVKKKNLYLKLYKFTGIGKFEEMLIDDFLTAKFKLK encoded by the coding sequence GTGAGCGAAAAACTATTTACAAATAAAGATGAACAAAAATTATTAGAAGAAATAAATAATGAGATATTAACTTCTAATGAAGTTTATTTAATTTATCCTTTTATATCTAAAAGTATCCTTAATAAAATAGCTCCAACTTTTGAATTCTGTGCAAAAAACAATATTCAAATTAAAATTATCTCAACAACATTTGATGATCTAGCTCAATATAATAATTTAAATGAACTTAAACTATTAGCTGATAAGTATTCCAATATTAAAATTAAAATAGAAGATAACTTAGAAAGAACTAGTGAAAGAATTCACATTAAAGCTTCAATCTTTAAAAGAAATGAAAAATTATCAACAGCAATTATTGGTTCTTCTAATTTAACTGTTAAAGGAATGATTTCTGGAAGAGAATGAAACATTAAATTAACAGAACAAAATAATAAAGAATTAATAAATAAAATGATTAATGAATTTGATAATTTATGAAATGAAGATTTTGTTGATTTTTCAGATGAATTTCAAAGAGAATTATTAATTCAAAAGATTAAAGAAAATCAACAAGCAGTGGTTCAATCAAAAATAGAATTATTATCAGATAACTTAACTAAAAAATACTTATATAAATTTCAAAAAGAGATTATTGATAAACTAAGTTATCGAAGACATATTAATAAAAATAAGAACTTAGTAATTATGGCCACAGGAACAGGTAAAACACTAGTTTCTGCATTTGATTACAAAAGACAAACAGAACAAGCTAAAAAGGACCTTAAAATCCTGTTTTTAGCACATCAAAGAGAAATAGTTGACCAAGCAATCAAAACTTATCGCCATGTGTTAGAAAATAATCAATTTGGTGAAGTTATGTATGATGGAAGTATTAATAGTGATAAACCAACTCACTTATTTGCAACAATTCAAACTTTATCTACAAGATTAGATAAATTTAAACCAGATGATTTTGACATTATTGTATATGATGAAGCTCATCATATTGCAGCAAATACTTTTGATAAAGTATTTAACTATTTTAAACCTCAACAAATTTTAGGTTTAACAGCAACTCCAGAAAGAGAAGACAATAAAGATATCAAAGCATATTTTGATGATGAATATGCTACTGAATTAAGACTATGAGATGCTATTGATCAAAAACTATTATGTCCATTTGATTATTATTGTATAGATGATACTAATACTAATTTACAAGGAGTTGATTTAAACTCTGATAAAGATATTTTTAAAATAGTTAACACTGATTCTAGAAATGAATTATTATTTGAAACAATAAAAAAATATTTAGGTGTTTATGCAAGACCAACAGCATTAATTTTTTGTGTTACTGTTCAACATGCTATTAATATATCAAATTATTTAAAATCAAAAAATTTAAAAGCAGAAGCTTTAACTTCACAAAACACAAAAGATCGAAAAAGAATCTTACATGAATTTAGTACGGGAAGAATTAACTATTTATGTGTTGTTAATATCTTTAATGAGGGAGTAGATATTCCTGAAATTAATACTATTATTTTATTAAGACCAACTAATTCTAAAACCGTATACTTACAACAACTAGGTAGAGGTTTAAGAAAAACTGAACTTAAAAATAAACTGGAAGTATATGATTTAATTTCTAATATAGATAATAAATACGATATTACTTTAGGAATTAGAAATTTATTTAATCCAGCTATTAGAAGTAGTAAGTCAATTAGTGCTAAAGAAGGTTTACCTTATAATTGCACAATTAACTTAGAAAAGCATACTGAAGAAATTATTATTAATAGTATGAAGAGTTGATATTTAAATAAAAACTCAATGAAATCATATATTGTTGAATATTATGAAAGATTTAAAGAAAAAGCACTTAATAATATGTTGAAAGATTATGATTTAACTTTAATTGATTTTTATAATAACTTAGATAACTTATTTATGCCAATTGCTAAACAAATTAATAAGTTTAAAGATAATGAAAATAATACAAATAGAAATAAGAACATTTTAAAACAGTTTTTATTTTTAAATAACCATAAAATCATTAATTATTTTTATAAGCGCTTAACAAAGCAATTACTAAGCAATGAAATTAATTTAGACTTAGATAACTTATTAATTACTTCATGTTTATATGAAATAACTAGTATGGAAAAATTTTTAAATGTTTATCCTAACTATTTAGAAATTAATGATTTAGTTGAAAATTTTATTGTTGAGCATAAAGTGATTGTTGAAGAGTTAGTAATGATTCTTAAATACAAATTAGATAATGAAACTTTAATTTTTGAAAACGAGTATGAAACAGGATTGAATGTAAGTTCAACATATACTGTAAAGCAAGTTTTATCTTTAGTTAATCGTACTAACTTTTTACATTATCGAACTGAAATGAAAGTTTTGACATTTCAAGCAGGCTTTTTAACTTTTGATAATTCAAAACAAATTATTTTAGCTGATGAAGAAAGCAAGAACTATGGTAAAAAGACTAAACATGATGATATTAATAATTTATTTTATTGATCATTACCTGAAAAAATGACGATTAAAAATAAAATAATTAAAGATTTTGAGAATGAAAATATTAAAAAATACTTATTTATTCAAGACAGGCAAAATGTAAAGAAAAAGAATTTATATTTAAAATTATACAAATTTACAGGTATAGGAAAATTTGAAGAAATGTTAATTGATGATTTCCTTACAGCAAAATTTAAGTTAAAATAA